A genomic stretch from Helianthus annuus cultivar XRQ/B chromosome 1, HanXRQr2.0-SUNRISE, whole genome shotgun sequence includes:
- the LOC110878030 gene encoding auxin-responsive protein IAA13, translated as MDTTFRLGGGGGGEDYGDDEELELGLGLSLTSGAASQVVGWPPVKTYRMNSLVNQAKFSKNEGEKGAGGNENSKKKKNVTRENKNDETVSKETGHSGYVKVNMDGLPIGRKVDLNAHDCYETLAHALEIMFLKASSSAGFIRTEKHQRSRLLDGSSEFVLTYEDKEGDWMLVGDVPWRMFLGTVKRLRIMKTSDSNGLAPRHQEKNQRPKNKHIELKR; from the exons atGGACACAACTTTCAGgcttggtggtggtggtggtggtgaagatTATGGAGATGATGAGGAACTTGAACTTGGTTTAGGGTTGAGTCTTACTTCTGGTGCTGCCAG TCAGGTGGTGGGATGGCCACCTGTGAAGACTTATAGGATGAACAGTTTGGTAAACCAAGCGAAATTTTCGAAAAATGAAGGAGAGAAGGGAGCGGGCGGGAacgaaaattcaaaaaaaaagaaaaatgttaCCCGCGAAAACAAAAATGATGAGACCGTCAGTAAGGAAACCGGGCATTCGGGATATGTGAAAGTGAATATGGACGGGTTGCCGATTGGAAGGAAggttgatttgaatgcacatgatTGCTATGAAACTTTAGCTCATGCTCTTGAAATTATGTTCTTGAAAGCTTCCTCAAGTGCCGGTTTTATCC GGACAGAAAAGCACCAACGCTCTCGCCTTTTGGATGGATCTTCTGAGTTTGTGCTAACATATGAAGATAAAGAAGGAGATTGGATGCTTGTGGGTGATGTTCCATGGAG GATGTTTTTGGGCACCGTGAAAAGGTTACGAATCATGAAAACCTCAGATTCCAATGGCCTTG CTCCGAGACACCAGGAAAAGAACCAAAGGCCGAAAAACAAGCATATTGagttgaaaagatga